Proteins from one Leptonema illini DSM 21528 genomic window:
- a CDS encoding DUF6285 domain-containing protein: MQDKPKAEDLLEAVQDFLMKEILPEIRENDLLAYKTLVSWNMLGVISREIKSEEETISAELERMAPLLGEKIPTGLSFQEKRNLLGRLTSDLAEKIRNERIVDTGSLVWKTVKESVAAKLRVSNPRFQADE; this comes from the coding sequence ATGCAGGATAAACCGAAGGCCGAAGATCTGCTTGAAGCAGTGCAGGATTTCTTGATGAAAGAGATCCTGCCCGAGATTCGCGAGAACGACCTGCTTGCCTACAAGACTCTCGTCAGCTGGAATATGCTGGGCGTGATCTCGCGCGAGATCAAATCCGAAGAAGAGACGATTTCGGCCGAGCTGGAACGCATGGCGCCGCTTCTCGGCGAAAAGATTCCGACAGGACTTTCCTTTCAGGAGAAACGCAACCTTCTCGGACGGCTCACCTCCGATCTGGCCGAGAAGATCCGTAACGAACGCATCGTCGATACGGGCAGCCTTGTCTGGAAGACCGTAAAAGAATCCGTGGCGGCGAAGCTGCGCGTCTCGAATCCCCGCTTTCAGGCCGACGAATGA
- a CDS encoding histidine phosphatase family protein: protein MTQVNEIWIVRHGRAGVEGEYDCLTQQGFAQAKALGDYLRQMQIRFDAAFSGSLRRQQETLSTILEGLTESPTDQIDVREALNEFSPRQVIRVAAKLRESNEEFRGVFDRWQNEWSDSVETGKPLFFKVMRHFLEYWAFEPGEHGFQSWAASVLEGFSALPHHGRLLVVSSATPIALAAGAAFGMKPVESLKLLQPIYNSSITIVRRSDRGFESEVLEPVMFNAVPHLRDPSMLTLL from the coding sequence ATGACTCAGGTTAACGAGATCTGGATCGTTCGACACGGACGAGCGGGCGTCGAAGGCGAATACGATTGCCTCACGCAGCAGGGGTTCGCCCAGGCGAAGGCGCTCGGCGATTATCTGCGACAGATGCAGATCCGCTTCGATGCGGCTTTTTCGGGATCGCTGCGTCGCCAGCAGGAAACGCTTTCGACCATCCTTGAAGGTTTAACCGAATCCCCGACCGACCAGATCGACGTTCGCGAGGCCCTGAACGAGTTTTCGCCCAGACAGGTGATCCGCGTCGCGGCAAAACTGCGCGAATCAAACGAAGAATTCCGCGGCGTCTTTGACCGATGGCAGAACGAGTGGAGCGACTCGGTAGAAACGGGAAAGCCTCTGTTCTTTAAAGTGATGCGCCATTTCCTCGAATACTGGGCCTTCGAGCCCGGCGAACACGGCTTTCAGTCCTGGGCCGCTTCGGTGCTTGAAGGGTTCTCTGCCCTGCCGCACCACGGACGTCTGCTTGTCGTCAGCTCGGCCACTCCGATCGCCCTTGCCGCCGGCGCCGCCTTCGGCATGAAGCCCGTAGAATCGCTCAAGCTTCTACAACCGATCTACAACAGTTCGATTACGATCGTGCGGCGCTCGGATCGCGGATTTGAAAGCGAGGTTCTTGAGCCGGTCATGTTTAACGCCGTGCCGCATCTTCGCGATCCATCGATGCTGACGCTGCTGTAA
- the serB gene encoding phosphoserine phosphatase SerB, with amino-acid sequence MSTIVLVNVSGPDRAGITRSVTEILGRYGVRVLDIGQAVIHNHLSLGLLIQIPPESESAPVLKDLLFRTHEMGLQLKFTPISEDDYELWVNAQGKERYIITALSRSITAEQIHQLTTIISENGLNIQGITRLSGRFSLRHPPERPRAGVEFQVRGEPADAAAMRLAFLALAQDLGMDVSFQKDDRYRRNRRLVCFDMDSTLIQAEVIDELAREAGVGEQVVAITESAMRGEIDFNESFRRRVALLKGLSESRLDSIVERISLTEGAEELIRALKGMGLKTAILSGGFTFFGRRLQQRLGIDYLHANELVIENGVVTGEVREPIVNGQRKADLLKQIAEQEGIRLEQVIAVGDGANDLPMIGLAGLGIAFQAKPLVRKSASHAISNLGLDGILYLLGVRDRDV; translated from the coding sequence GTGAGCACCATCGTCCTCGTCAATGTCTCCGGGCCCGATCGCGCCGGCATTACCCGTTCCGTCACCGAAATCCTCGGCCGCTACGGCGTGCGAGTGCTCGATATCGGCCAGGCCGTCATCCATAACCATCTTTCGCTCGGGCTCTTGATTCAGATTCCGCCCGAATCGGAATCGGCGCCCGTGCTCAAGGATCTGCTCTTTCGCACGCACGAAATGGGATTACAGCTGAAGTTCACTCCCATATCCGAAGACGATTACGAGCTGTGGGTTAACGCACAGGGAAAAGAGCGCTATATCATTACGGCGCTTTCGCGAAGCATCACAGCCGAACAGATCCACCAACTCACGACCATCATATCCGAAAACGGGCTGAACATCCAGGGAATAACACGTCTTTCGGGACGCTTCTCGCTCCGCCATCCACCGGAGCGCCCACGTGCCGGCGTCGAATTTCAGGTGCGGGGCGAACCCGCCGATGCCGCGGCCATGCGTCTTGCGTTTCTTGCGCTGGCCCAGGACCTGGGCATGGACGTCTCCTTTCAAAAAGACGACCGCTATCGACGCAATCGCCGCCTGGTCTGCTTCGATATGGATAGCACGCTGATTCAGGCCGAGGTCATCGACGAGCTGGCCCGCGAGGCCGGCGTCGGCGAACAGGTCGTCGCCATCACCGAAAGCGCCATGCGCGGGGAGATCGACTTCAACGAAAGCTTCCGCCGCCGGGTCGCCCTACTGAAAGGGTTATCCGAATCCCGTCTCGACAGCATCGTCGAACGCATCTCTCTCACCGAAGGCGCCGAAGAGCTGATCCGCGCTTTAAAGGGCATGGGACTGAAGACGGCCATCCTTTCAGGCGGATTCACCTTCTTCGGCCGCCGACTGCAACAGCGCCTGGGCATCGATTATCTTCATGCGAACGAGCTCGTCATCGAAAACGGCGTCGTCACGGGCGAGGTGCGCGAACCCATCGTCAACGGACAGCGCAAGGCCGATCTCTTAAAGCAGATCGCCGAACAGGAAGGCATCCGTCTGGAACAGGTCATCGCCGTCGGCGACGGAGCAAACGATCTGCCGATGATCGGCCTGGCCGGATTAGGCATCGCCTTTCAGGCCAAGCCGCTTGTGCGCAAAAGCGCCAGCCATGCTATATCGAATCTCGGTCTGGACGGGATTCTCTATCTGCTCGGCGTGCGAGATCGAGACGTATAA
- a CDS encoding TIGR00645 family protein: MKNRIEHVLERIIFASRWVQLPLYIGLIAAALLYSYKFYIELWHLFSHIDSISEEMLMLAVLGLIDVTMVANLLIMVIIGGYSTFVSRLETDEHRDHPEWLEKIGAGTLKVKLAGALAGVSGIHLLKSFVNIANRDTEQVMWQVIIHAVFLVSTIALAWADRIMHSDHGSPDENHDH; the protein is encoded by the coding sequence ATGAAGAATCGTATCGAGCACGTTCTTGAACGCATCATCTTTGCCAGTCGATGGGTGCAGCTTCCTCTCTATATCGGCTTGATCGCTGCGGCGCTTCTGTATTCTTATAAGTTTTATATCGAGCTCTGGCATCTTTTTTCGCATATCGATTCCATCAGCGAAGAGATGCTGATGCTCGCCGTTCTCGGATTGATCGACGTTACGATGGTGGCCAACCTGCTCATTATGGTCATCATCGGAGGATATTCGACGTTCGTCAGCAGACTGGAAACCGATGAGCACCGGGATCATCCGGAATGGCTTGAGAAGATCGGCGCCGGCACGTTAAAGGTTAAACTTGCCGGTGCTCTTGCCGGCGTATCGGGCATTCATCTGCTCAAAAGCTTCGTAAACATCGCCAATCGCGATACCGAGCAGGTGATGTGGCAGGTCATTATCCACGCCGTTTTTCTCGTATCGACGATCGCGCTTGCCTGGGCCGATCGCATCATGCATAGCGATCATGGCTCGCCTGACGAGAACCATGATCACTGA
- a CDS encoding NAD(P)-dependent alcohol dehydrogenase produces MKAIVFEKYGPPEVLQMREVARPTPGERDVLIRVRAVSLNAADWRMMRADPFLARLYSGLLRPKRITTLGADVAGVVEAVGSQVRRFEPGDEVFGDVFASNFGGLAEFKCAGEDELILKPQNISFEEAAALPLAGMTALHALRDAANVQSGQQVLINGASGGVGTYAIQIARHLGAEVTAVCSGAKQQLARSLGAHNVIDYAKEDFTKSGRLYDAIIGVNGFRSLDEYRRCLTPSGIYAMVGGDGRQLFQALLLGPLYSLASKKKIVTVSSKPNRADLELLSDLLAQGKIRSVIDRRYPLEESAEAMRYLEAGHAAGKVIVTV; encoded by the coding sequence ATGAAAGCCATTGTTTTCGAAAAATACGGACCGCCGGAAGTTTTGCAGATGCGAGAGGTCGCCAGGCCCACTCCCGGCGAGCGCGATGTTTTGATTCGCGTTCGAGCGGTTTCGTTGAATGCGGCCGACTGGCGTATGATGAGGGCCGATCCTTTTCTTGCCCGCCTGTATTCCGGTCTTTTGCGGCCGAAGCGTATCACTACGTTAGGCGCCGATGTGGCCGGAGTCGTCGAAGCGGTCGGTTCTCAGGTAAGGCGCTTTGAACCCGGCGACGAGGTTTTTGGAGACGTCTTCGCTTCGAATTTCGGCGGCCTTGCCGAATTCAAATGCGCCGGCGAAGATGAGCTGATCCTGAAGCCACAGAACATCTCTTTTGAAGAGGCGGCCGCTCTTCCTCTTGCCGGCATGACGGCCCTGCATGCGCTGCGTGATGCGGCGAACGTGCAGTCGGGGCAACAGGTTCTGATCAACGGAGCGTCGGGCGGAGTGGGAACCTACGCTATTCAGATCGCTCGCCATCTTGGCGCCGAGGTCACGGCCGTTTGTAGCGGCGCGAAGCAGCAGCTTGCCCGATCGCTCGGTGCACACAACGTCATTGATTATGCGAAAGAGGATTTCACGAAATCCGGCAGGTTATACGATGCCATCATCGGAGTGAACGGCTTTCGATCGCTTGACGAGTACAGACGATGCCTTACGCCGTCGGGCATCTATGCTATGGTCGGTGGTGACGGTCGTCAGCTTTTCCAGGCGCTGCTTCTCGGCCCGCTTTATTCTCTCGCTTCAAAGAAGAAGATTGTGACCGTATCGTCGAAGCCGAATCGAGCCGACCTTGAGCTGCTGAGCGATTTGCTCGCACAGGGCAAGATTCGCTCTGTGATCGATCGACGTTATCCGCTTGAAGAATCGGCTGAGGCGATGCGATATCTCGAAGCCGGACATGCGGCGGGTAAGGTCATCGTTACGGTATAG
- a CDS encoding NADAR family protein has product MSDSSDQIYSMANLRRSIKQSEPPAFLFFWGHTSRDVAQIGKECLSQWYRRAFLFEGLSFPTAEHWMMYEKARLFQDESIMLSMLDDENPAVAKKLGRQIRRFDEETWNREKGRIVFEGNLHKFSQNPELADFLFSTGDRVLVEASPDDSIWGIGLNEQVARITAPDQWPGENLLGFALMRVRDALRVKSKKNERGL; this is encoded by the coding sequence ATGAGTGACTCTTCTGATCAAATATACTCGATGGCCAATCTGAGGCGGAGTATCAAACAAAGCGAGCCCCCGGCTTTCCTGTTTTTCTGGGGGCACACTTCGAGAGACGTCGCTCAAATCGGCAAAGAATGCTTGAGTCAGTGGTACCGTCGCGCCTTTCTTTTCGAAGGCCTCTCTTTCCCTACTGCGGAGCACTGGATGATGTATGAGAAGGCCAGGCTGTTTCAAGATGAGAGTATTATGCTGTCAATGCTTGATGACGAGAATCCCGCGGTAGCGAAAAAACTCGGTCGGCAGATCCGGAGGTTTGATGAAGAGACCTGGAATCGGGAAAAGGGTCGCATTGTTTTCGAGGGGAATCTGCATAAGTTCTCTCAAAATCCAGAGCTTGCCGACTTCCTGTTTTCAACTGGCGATCGTGTGCTTGTAGAAGCAAGCCCCGATGACAGCATCTGGGGTATCGGTCTGAACGAGCAAGTGGCCCGGATTACAGCACCCGATCAGTGGCCAGGCGAGAACCTGCTCGGTTTTGCTCTTATGCGCGTGCGCGATGCATTGCGAGTGAAAAGTAAAAAGAATGAACGCGGACTCTGA